In Chlorocebus sabaeus isolate Y175 chromosome 11, mChlSab1.0.hap1, whole genome shotgun sequence, one DNA window encodes the following:
- the TNS2 gene encoding tensin-2 isoform X4 — protein sequence MCLARPRWPSALPLSPRLFPRKAEPHSFREKVFRKKPPVCAVCKVTIDGTGVSCRVCKVATHRKCEAKVTSACQALPPAELRRNTAPVRRIEHLGSTKSLNHSKQRSTLPRSFSLDPLMERRWDLDLTYVTERILAAAFPARPDEQRHRGHLRELAHVLQSKHRDKYLLFNLSEKRHDLTRLNPKVQDFGWPELHAPPLDKLCSICKAMETWLSADPQHVVVLYCKGSKGKLGVIVSAYMHYSKISAGADQALATLTMRKFCEDKVATELQPSQRRYISYFSGLLSGSIRMNSSPLFLHYVLVPTLPAFEPGTGFQPFLKIYQSMQLVYTSGVYHIAGPGPQQLCISLEPALLLKGDVMVTCYHKGGRGTDRTLVFRVQFHTCTIHGPQLTFPKDQLDEAWTDERFPFQASVEFVFSSSPEKIKGSTPRNDPSVSVDYNTTEPAVRWDSYENFNQHHEDSVDGSLTHTRGPLDGSPYAQVQRPPRQTPPAPSPEPPPPPMLSVSSDSGHSSTLTTEPAAESPGRPPPTAAERQELDRLLGGCGVASGGRGAGRETAILDDEEQPTVGGGPHLGVYPGHRPGLSRHCSCRQGYRESCGVPNGGYYRPEGTLERRRLAYGGYEGSPQGYAEASMEKRRLCRSLSEGPYPCPPEMGKPATGDFGYRTPGYREVVILEDPGLPALYPCPACEEKLALPTAALYGLRLEREAGEGWASEAGKPLLHSVRPGHPLPLLLPACGHHHAPMPDYSCLKSPKAGEEGHEGCSYTMCPEGRYGHPGYPALVTYSYGGAVPSYCPAYGRVPHSCGSPGEGRGYPSPGAHSPRAGSISPGSPPYPQSRKLSYEIPTEEGGNRYPLPGHLASAGPLASAESLEPVSWREGPSGHSTLPRSPRDAPGSASSELSGPSTPLHTSSPVQGKESTRRQDTRSPTSAPTQRLSPGEALPPVSQAGTGKAPELPSGSEPEPPAPSPVSPTFPPSSPSDWPQERSPGGLSDGASPRSPVPTTLPGLRHAPWQGPRGPPDSPDGSPLTPVPSQMPWLVASPEPPQISPTPAFPLAASYDTNGLTQPPLPEKRHLPGPGQQPGPWGPERASSPARGISHHVTFAPLLSDNVPQPPEPPTQESQSNVKFVQDTSKFWYKPHLSRDQAIALLKDKDPGAFLIRDSHSFQGAYGLALKVATPPPSAQPWKGDPLEQLVRHFLIETGPKGVKIKGCPSEPYFGSLSALVSQHSISPISLPCCLHIPSKDPLEETPEAPVPTNMSTAADLLRQGAACSVLYLTSVETESLTGPQAVARASSAALSCSPRPTPAVVHFKVSAQGITLTDNQRKLFFRRHYPVNSITFSSTDPQDRRWTNPDGTTSKIFGFVAKKPGSPWENVCHLFAELDPDQPAGAIVTFITKVLLGQRK from the exons GTGACTTCAGCCTGTCAGGCCTTGCCTCCCGCGGAGTTG CGGCGAAACACGGCCCCAGTAAGGCGCATAGAGCACCTG GGATCCACCAAATCTCTGAACCACTCAAAGCAGCGGAGCACTCTGCCCAG GAGCTTCAGCCTGGATCCGCTCATGGAGCGGCGCTGGGACTTAGACCTCACCTACGTGACGGAGCGCATCTTGGCCGCCGCCTTCCCCGCGCGGCCCGATGAACAGCGGCACCGGGGCCACCTGCGCGAGCTGGCCCACGTGCTGCAATCTAAGCACCGGGACAAGTACCTG CTCTTCAACCTTTCAGAGAAAAGGCATGACCTGACCCGCTTAAACCCCAAG GTTCAAGACTTCGGCTGGCCTGAGCTGCATGCTCCACCCCTGGACAAGCTGTGCTCCATCTGCAAAGCCATGGAGACATGGCTCAGTGCTGACCCACAGCACGTGGTCGTACTATACTGCAAG ggaAGCAAGGGCAAGCTCGGGGTCATCGTTTCTGCCTACATGCACTACAGCAAGATCTCTGCAGG GGCCGACCAGGCACTGGCTACTCTTACCATGCGGAAATTCTGCGAGGACAAGGTGGCCACAGAACTGCAGCCCTCCCAGCGTCG ATACATCAGCTACTTCAGTGGGCTGCTGTCCGGCTCCATCAGAATGAACAGCAGCCCTCTCTTCCTGCACTATGTGCTCGTCCCCACGCTGCCAGCCTTTGAACCCGGCACAG GCTTCCAGCCCTTCCTTAAAATCTACCAGTCCATGCAGCTCGTCTACACGTCTGGAGTCTA TCACATTGCAGGCCCTGGTCCCCAGCAGCTTTGCATCAGCCTGGAGCCAGCCCTCCTCCTCAAAGGCGATGTCATG gtaACATGCTATCACAAGGGTGGCCGGGGCACAGACCGGACCCTGGTGTTCCGAGTCCAGTTTCACACCTGCACCATTCACGGACCACAGCTTACTTTCCCCAAGGACCAGCTGGACGAGGCCTGGACTG ATGAGAGGTTCCCCTTTCAAGCCTCCGTGGAGTTTGTCTTCTCCTCCAGCCCCGAGAAGATCAAAG GCAGCACTCCACGGAATGACCCCTCGGTCTCTGTCGACTACAACACTACTGAGCCGGCTGTGCGCTGGGACTCCTATGAGAACTTCAACCAGCACCACGAGGACAGTGTGGATG GCTCCCTGACCCACACCCGGGGTCCCCTGGATGGCAGTCCTTATGCCCAGGTGCAGCGGCCCCCCCGGCAGACCCCCCCGGCACCCTCTCCAGAGCCTCCACCACCCCCCATGCTCTCTGTCAGCAGCGACTCGGGCCATTCCTCCACGCTGACCACAGAGCCGGCTGCTGAGTCCCCTGGCCGGCCACCCCCTACGGCTGCTGAACGGCAGGAGTTGGATCGCCTCCTAGGAGGCTGCGGAGTGGCCAGTGGGGGCCGGGGGGCTGGGCGAGAGACGGCCATCCTAGATGACGAAGAGCAGCCCACTGTGGGCGGAGGCCCCCACCTCGGAGTGTATCCAGGCCACAGGCCTGGCCTCAGCCGCCACTGCTCCTGCCGCCAGGGCTACCGGGAGTCCTGCGGGGTCCCCAATGGGGGCTACTACCGGCCAGAGGGAACCCTGGAGAGGAGGCGACTGGCCTATGGGGGCTATGAGGGATCCCCCCAGGGCTACGCTGAGGCCTCGATGGAGAAGAGGCGCCTCTGCCGATCGCTGTCAGAAGGGCCATACCCCTGCCCACCTGAGATGGGGAAACCAGCCACTGGGGACTTTGGCTACCGCACCCCAGGCTACCGGGAGGTGGTCATCCTGGAGGACCCTGGGCTGCCTGCCCTATACCCATGCCCAGCCTGCGAGGAGAAGCTGGCACTGCCTACAGCAGCCTTGTATGGACTGCGGCTGGAGAGGGAGGCTGGAGAAGGGTGGGCAAGTGAGGCTGGCAAGCCTCTCCTGCACTCAGTGCGGCCTGGGCACCCACTGCCTCTGCTCTTGCCTGCCTGTGGGCATCACCATGCCCCGATGCCTGACTACAGCTGCCTGAAGTCACCCAAGGCAGGCGAGGAAGGGCACGAGGGCTGCTCCTACACTATGTGCCCCGAAGGCAGGTATGGGCATCCAGGGTACCCTGCCCTGGTGACATACAGCTATGGAGGAGCAGTTCCCAGTTACTGCCCAGCATATGGCCGCGTGCCTCATAGCTGTGGCTCTCCAGGAGAGGGCAGAGGGTATCCCAGCCCTGGTGCCCACTCCCCACGTGCTGGCTCCATTTCCCCGGGCAGCCCGCCCTATCCACAATCTAGGAAGCTGAGCTACGAGATCCCTACGGAGGAGGGAGGGAACAGGTACCCATTGCCTGGGCACCTGGCCTCAGCAGGACCCTTGGCATCTGCAG AGTCGCTGGAGCCGGTGTCCTGGAGGGAGGGCCCCAGTGGGCACAGCACACTGCCTCGGTCTCCCCGAGATGCCCCAGGCAGTGCTTCGTCAGAGTTGTCTGGTCCCTCCACGCCCCTGCATACCAGCAGCCCAGTCCAGGGCAAGGAAAG CACCCGGCGACAGGACACCAGGTCCCCCACCTCAGCACCCACTCAGAGACTGAGTCCTGGCGAGGCCTTGCCCCCTGTTTCCCAGGCAGGCACCGGAAAGGCCCCTGAGCTGCCTTCGGGAAGTGAGCCTGAGCCTCCGGCCCCTAGCCCCGTCTCTCCAACCTTTCCTCCCAGCTCGCCCAGTGACTGGCCTCAGGAAAGGAGTCCAGGGGGCCTCTCAGACGGCGCCAGTCCTCGGAGCCCTGTGCCTACCACACTTCCTGGCCTCCGCCACGCCCCCTGGCAAGGCCCTCGAGGCCCCCCAGACAGCCCAGATGGGTCTCCCCTCACTCCTGTGCCTTCCCAGATGCCCTGGCTTGTAGCCAGCCCAGAGCCGCCTCAGATCTCACCCACACCTGCTTTCCCCCTGGCTGCCTCCTATGACACCAATGGCCTTACCCAGCCCCCACTTCCTGAGAAACGCCACCTGCCCGGGCCAGGGCAACAGCCAGGACCCTGGGGCCCAGAGCGGGCATCATCGCCAGCCAGAGGCATCAGTCACCATGTCACTTTCGCACCTCTGCTCTCGGATAATGTCCCCCAACCCCCAG AGCCTCCTACACAAGAGAGCCAAAGCAATGTCAAGTTTGTCCAGGATACATCCAAGTTCTGGTACAAGCCACACCTGTCCCGTGACCAAG CCATTGCCCTGCTGAAGGACAAGGACCCTGGGGCCTTCCTGATCAGGGACAGTCATTCATTCCAAGGAGCTTATGGGCTGGCCCTCAAGGTGGCCACACCGCCACCCAGTGCCCAGCCCTGGAAAG gGGACCCCTTGGAACAGCTGGTCCGCCATTTCCTCATCGAGACTGGGCCCAAAGGGGTGAAGATCAAGGGCTGCCCCAGTGAGCCCTACTTTG GCAGCCtgtccgccttggtctcccagcaCTCCATCTCCCCCATCTCCCTGCCTTGCTGTCTGCACATTCCCAGCAAAG ATCCTCTGGAAGAGACCCCAGAGGCTCCAGTGCCCACCAACATGAGCACAGCAGCAGACCTCCTGCGTCAGGGTGCTG CCTGCAGCGTGCTCTACTTGACCTCAGTGGAGACAGAGTCACTGACAGGCCCCCAAGCCGTGGCCCGGGCCAGTTCTGCAGCTCTGAGCTGCAGCCCCCGCCCAACACCAGCAGTTGTCCACTTCAAGGTGTCCGCCCAGGGCATTACACTGACGGACAACCAAAGGAA GCTATTCTTTCGCCGCCATTATCCAGTGAACAGTATCACCTTCTCCAGCACTGACCCTCAAGACCGGAG ATGGACCAACCCAGACGGGACCACCTCCAA GATCTTTGGTTTCGTGGCCAAGAAGCCGGGAAGCCCCTGGGAGAATGTGTGTCACCTCTTTGCAGAGCTTGACCCAGATCAGCCTGCTGGCGCCATTGTCACCTTCATCACCAAAGTTCTACTGGgccagagaaaatga
- the TNS2 gene encoding tensin-2 isoform X3: MGSPQTMEEGVPPSVPRWTTLCIVKPRKAEPHSFREKVFRKKPPVCAVCKVTIDGTGVSCRVCKVATHRKCEAKVTSACQALPPAELRRNTAPVRRIEHLGSTKSLNHSKQRSTLPRSFSLDPLMERRWDLDLTYVTERILAAAFPARPDEQRHRGHLRELAHVLQSKHRDKYLLFNLSEKRHDLTRLNPKVQDFGWPELHAPPLDKLCSICKAMETWLSADPQHVVVLYCKGSKGKLGVIVSAYMHYSKISAGADQALATLTMRKFCEDKVATELQPSQRRYISYFSGLLSGSIRMNSSPLFLHYVLVPTLPAFEPGTGFQPFLKIYQSMQLVYTSGVYHIAGPGPQQLCISLEPALLLKGDVMVTCYHKGGRGTDRTLVFRVQFHTCTIHGPQLTFPKDQLDEAWTDERFPFQASVEFVFSSSPEKIKGSTPRNDPSVSVDYNTTEPAVRWDSYENFNQHHEDSVDGSLTHTRGPLDGSPYAQVQRPPRQTPPAPSPEPPPPPMLSVSSDSGHSSTLTTEPAAESPGRPPPTAAERQELDRLLGGCGVASGGRGAGRETAILDDEEQPTVGGGPHLGVYPGHRPGLSRHCSCRQGYRESCGVPNGGYYRPEGTLERRRLAYGGYEGSPQGYAEASMEKRRLCRSLSEGPYPCPPEMGKPATGDFGYRTPGYREVVILEDPGLPALYPCPACEEKLALPTAALYGLRLEREAGEGWASEAGKPLLHSVRPGHPLPLLLPACGHHHAPMPDYSCLKSPKAGEEGHEGCSYTMCPEGRYGHPGYPALVTYSYGGAVPSYCPAYGRVPHSCGSPGEGRGYPSPGAHSPRAGSISPGSPPYPQSRKLSYEIPTEEGGNRYPLPGHLASAGPLASAESLEPVSWREGPSGHSTLPRSPRDAPGSASSELSGPSTPLHTSSPVQGKESTRRQDTRSPTSAPTQRLSPGEALPPVSQAGTGKAPELPSGSEPEPPAPSPVSPTFPPSSPSDWPQERSPGGLSDGASPRSPVPTTLPGLRHAPWQGPRGPPDSPDGSPLTPVPSQMPWLVASPEPPQISPTPAFPLAASYDTNGLTQPPLPEKRHLPGPGQQPGPWGPERASSPARGISHHVTFAPLLSDNVPQPPEPPTQESQSNVKFVQDTSKFWYKPHLSRDQAIALLKDKDPGAFLIRDSHSFQGAYGLALKVATPPPSAQPWKGDPLEQLVRHFLIETGPKGVKIKGCPSEPYFGSLSALVSQHSISPISLPCCLHIPSKDPLEETPEAPVPTNMSTAADLLRQGAACSVLYLTSVETESLTGPQAVARASSAALSCSPRPTPAVVHFKVSAQGITLTDNQRKLFFRRHYPVNSITFSSTDPQDRRWTNPDGTTSKIFGFVAKKPGSPWENVCHLFAELDPDQPAGAIVTFITKVLLGQRK; the protein is encoded by the exons GTGACTTCAGCCTGTCAGGCCTTGCCTCCCGCGGAGTTG CGGCGAAACACGGCCCCAGTAAGGCGCATAGAGCACCTG GGATCCACCAAATCTCTGAACCACTCAAAGCAGCGGAGCACTCTGCCCAG GAGCTTCAGCCTGGATCCGCTCATGGAGCGGCGCTGGGACTTAGACCTCACCTACGTGACGGAGCGCATCTTGGCCGCCGCCTTCCCCGCGCGGCCCGATGAACAGCGGCACCGGGGCCACCTGCGCGAGCTGGCCCACGTGCTGCAATCTAAGCACCGGGACAAGTACCTG CTCTTCAACCTTTCAGAGAAAAGGCATGACCTGACCCGCTTAAACCCCAAG GTTCAAGACTTCGGCTGGCCTGAGCTGCATGCTCCACCCCTGGACAAGCTGTGCTCCATCTGCAAAGCCATGGAGACATGGCTCAGTGCTGACCCACAGCACGTGGTCGTACTATACTGCAAG ggaAGCAAGGGCAAGCTCGGGGTCATCGTTTCTGCCTACATGCACTACAGCAAGATCTCTGCAGG GGCCGACCAGGCACTGGCTACTCTTACCATGCGGAAATTCTGCGAGGACAAGGTGGCCACAGAACTGCAGCCCTCCCAGCGTCG ATACATCAGCTACTTCAGTGGGCTGCTGTCCGGCTCCATCAGAATGAACAGCAGCCCTCTCTTCCTGCACTATGTGCTCGTCCCCACGCTGCCAGCCTTTGAACCCGGCACAG GCTTCCAGCCCTTCCTTAAAATCTACCAGTCCATGCAGCTCGTCTACACGTCTGGAGTCTA TCACATTGCAGGCCCTGGTCCCCAGCAGCTTTGCATCAGCCTGGAGCCAGCCCTCCTCCTCAAAGGCGATGTCATG gtaACATGCTATCACAAGGGTGGCCGGGGCACAGACCGGACCCTGGTGTTCCGAGTCCAGTTTCACACCTGCACCATTCACGGACCACAGCTTACTTTCCCCAAGGACCAGCTGGACGAGGCCTGGACTG ATGAGAGGTTCCCCTTTCAAGCCTCCGTGGAGTTTGTCTTCTCCTCCAGCCCCGAGAAGATCAAAG GCAGCACTCCACGGAATGACCCCTCGGTCTCTGTCGACTACAACACTACTGAGCCGGCTGTGCGCTGGGACTCCTATGAGAACTTCAACCAGCACCACGAGGACAGTGTGGATG GCTCCCTGACCCACACCCGGGGTCCCCTGGATGGCAGTCCTTATGCCCAGGTGCAGCGGCCCCCCCGGCAGACCCCCCCGGCACCCTCTCCAGAGCCTCCACCACCCCCCATGCTCTCTGTCAGCAGCGACTCGGGCCATTCCTCCACGCTGACCACAGAGCCGGCTGCTGAGTCCCCTGGCCGGCCACCCCCTACGGCTGCTGAACGGCAGGAGTTGGATCGCCTCCTAGGAGGCTGCGGAGTGGCCAGTGGGGGCCGGGGGGCTGGGCGAGAGACGGCCATCCTAGATGACGAAGAGCAGCCCACTGTGGGCGGAGGCCCCCACCTCGGAGTGTATCCAGGCCACAGGCCTGGCCTCAGCCGCCACTGCTCCTGCCGCCAGGGCTACCGGGAGTCCTGCGGGGTCCCCAATGGGGGCTACTACCGGCCAGAGGGAACCCTGGAGAGGAGGCGACTGGCCTATGGGGGCTATGAGGGATCCCCCCAGGGCTACGCTGAGGCCTCGATGGAGAAGAGGCGCCTCTGCCGATCGCTGTCAGAAGGGCCATACCCCTGCCCACCTGAGATGGGGAAACCAGCCACTGGGGACTTTGGCTACCGCACCCCAGGCTACCGGGAGGTGGTCATCCTGGAGGACCCTGGGCTGCCTGCCCTATACCCATGCCCAGCCTGCGAGGAGAAGCTGGCACTGCCTACAGCAGCCTTGTATGGACTGCGGCTGGAGAGGGAGGCTGGAGAAGGGTGGGCAAGTGAGGCTGGCAAGCCTCTCCTGCACTCAGTGCGGCCTGGGCACCCACTGCCTCTGCTCTTGCCTGCCTGTGGGCATCACCATGCCCCGATGCCTGACTACAGCTGCCTGAAGTCACCCAAGGCAGGCGAGGAAGGGCACGAGGGCTGCTCCTACACTATGTGCCCCGAAGGCAGGTATGGGCATCCAGGGTACCCTGCCCTGGTGACATACAGCTATGGAGGAGCAGTTCCCAGTTACTGCCCAGCATATGGCCGCGTGCCTCATAGCTGTGGCTCTCCAGGAGAGGGCAGAGGGTATCCCAGCCCTGGTGCCCACTCCCCACGTGCTGGCTCCATTTCCCCGGGCAGCCCGCCCTATCCACAATCTAGGAAGCTGAGCTACGAGATCCCTACGGAGGAGGGAGGGAACAGGTACCCATTGCCTGGGCACCTGGCCTCAGCAGGACCCTTGGCATCTGCAG AGTCGCTGGAGCCGGTGTCCTGGAGGGAGGGCCCCAGTGGGCACAGCACACTGCCTCGGTCTCCCCGAGATGCCCCAGGCAGTGCTTCGTCAGAGTTGTCTGGTCCCTCCACGCCCCTGCATACCAGCAGCCCAGTCCAGGGCAAGGAAAG CACCCGGCGACAGGACACCAGGTCCCCCACCTCAGCACCCACTCAGAGACTGAGTCCTGGCGAGGCCTTGCCCCCTGTTTCCCAGGCAGGCACCGGAAAGGCCCCTGAGCTGCCTTCGGGAAGTGAGCCTGAGCCTCCGGCCCCTAGCCCCGTCTCTCCAACCTTTCCTCCCAGCTCGCCCAGTGACTGGCCTCAGGAAAGGAGTCCAGGGGGCCTCTCAGACGGCGCCAGTCCTCGGAGCCCTGTGCCTACCACACTTCCTGGCCTCCGCCACGCCCCCTGGCAAGGCCCTCGAGGCCCCCCAGACAGCCCAGATGGGTCTCCCCTCACTCCTGTGCCTTCCCAGATGCCCTGGCTTGTAGCCAGCCCAGAGCCGCCTCAGATCTCACCCACACCTGCTTTCCCCCTGGCTGCCTCCTATGACACCAATGGCCTTACCCAGCCCCCACTTCCTGAGAAACGCCACCTGCCCGGGCCAGGGCAACAGCCAGGACCCTGGGGCCCAGAGCGGGCATCATCGCCAGCCAGAGGCATCAGTCACCATGTCACTTTCGCACCTCTGCTCTCGGATAATGTCCCCCAACCCCCAG AGCCTCCTACACAAGAGAGCCAAAGCAATGTCAAGTTTGTCCAGGATACATCCAAGTTCTGGTACAAGCCACACCTGTCCCGTGACCAAG CCATTGCCCTGCTGAAGGACAAGGACCCTGGGGCCTTCCTGATCAGGGACAGTCATTCATTCCAAGGAGCTTATGGGCTGGCCCTCAAGGTGGCCACACCGCCACCCAGTGCCCAGCCCTGGAAAG gGGACCCCTTGGAACAGCTGGTCCGCCATTTCCTCATCGAGACTGGGCCCAAAGGGGTGAAGATCAAGGGCTGCCCCAGTGAGCCCTACTTTG GCAGCCtgtccgccttggtctcccagcaCTCCATCTCCCCCATCTCCCTGCCTTGCTGTCTGCACATTCCCAGCAAAG ATCCTCTGGAAGAGACCCCAGAGGCTCCAGTGCCCACCAACATGAGCACAGCAGCAGACCTCCTGCGTCAGGGTGCTG CCTGCAGCGTGCTCTACTTGACCTCAGTGGAGACAGAGTCACTGACAGGCCCCCAAGCCGTGGCCCGGGCCAGTTCTGCAGCTCTGAGCTGCAGCCCCCGCCCAACACCAGCAGTTGTCCACTTCAAGGTGTCCGCCCAGGGCATTACACTGACGGACAACCAAAGGAA GCTATTCTTTCGCCGCCATTATCCAGTGAACAGTATCACCTTCTCCAGCACTGACCCTCAAGACCGGAG ATGGACCAACCCAGACGGGACCACCTCCAA GATCTTTGGTTTCGTGGCCAAGAAGCCGGGAAGCCCCTGGGAGAATGTGTGTCACCTCTTTGCAGAGCTTGACCCAGATCAGCCTGCTGGCGCCATTGTCACCTTCATCACCAAAGTTCTACTGGgccagagaaaatga